CTGAAGCGCGAGATCGATGAGGCCGACACCAAGACGCGTCTCGAAGACTTGTATTTGCCGTACAAGCAGAAGCGCCGCACCAAGGGCCAGATCGCCCTGGAGGCCGGCCTCGGCGAGCTGGCCGACGCGCTGTTCGGCAACCCCGAGCTGGACCCGGAAGCCGAGGCCGCCCGTTTCGTCGATGCCGAGAAGGGCTTCGCCGACGTCAAGGCGGTGCTGGAAGGCGCCAAGTACATCCTCATGGAGCGCTTCGCCGAGGACGCCAGCCTGCTCGACAAGCTGCGTTCCTTCCTGAAGCACGAAGCCACCCTGAGCGCCCGCGTGGTCGCCGGCAAGGAGGCCGAGGGCGCCAAGTTCAGCGACTACTTCGAACATGACGAGCCGCTGAAAAGCGTGCCCTCGCACCGTGCCCTGGCGATCTTCCGCGGGCGCAACGAGGGCATCCTCGGCGCCAGCCTCAAGGTCGGCGAGGAAGCGCCGGGCACCCTGCACCCCTGCGAGCTGATGATCGCCGAGCGCTTCGGCATCGCGCAGCGTGGCCGCGCCGCCGACAAGTGGCTGGGCGAAGTGGTGCGCTGGACCTGGAAGGTCAAGCTCTATACCCACCTGGAAACCGACCTGCTCGGCGAGCTGCGCGAGAAGGCCGAGGACGAGGCGATCACCGTGTTCGCCCGCAACCTGCACGACCTGCTGCTGGCCGCCCCGGCCGGCCCGCGCGCCACCCTGGCGCTGGACCCGGGCCTGCGCACCGGTTGCAAGGTGGCGGTGGTCGACGCCACCGGCAAGGTGCTGGAAACCACCACCGTCTACCCGCACGCGCCGCGCAACGACTGGGACGGCACCCTGGCCATCCTCGCCAAGCTGTGCGCCAAGCACGCTGTGGACCTGATCTCCATCGGCAACGGTACCGCCAGCCGCGAGACCGACAAGCTGGCCGGCGACCTGATCAAGAAGCTGCCGGGCCTTAAGCTGACCAAGGTGATGGTCTCCGAGGCCGGCGCCTCGGTGTACTCCGCTTCCGAGCTGGCCGCCCGCGAGTTCCCCGACCTCGACGTGTCGCTGCGCGGCGCAGTAAGCATCGCCCGCCGCCTGCAGGACCCGCTGGCCGAGCTGGTGAAGATCGACCCGAAATCCATCGGTGTCGGCCAGTACCAGCATGACGTGTCGCAGCTCAAGCTGGCGCGCTCGCTGGATGCGGTGGTCGAGGACTGCGTGAACGCCGTCGGCGTGGACGTCAACACCGCCTCCGCCGCCCTGCTGGCGCGCATCTCCGGCCTCAACAGCACCCTGGCGCAGAACATCGTGCAGTTCCGCGACGCCAACGGTGCGTTCAAGAGCCGCAGCGACCTGAAGAAGGTGCCGCGCCTGGGCGAGAAGACCTTCGAGCAGGCCGCCGGCTTCCTCCGCGTGATGAACGGCGACAACCCGCTGGATGCCTCCGCCGTGCACCCGGAAACCTACCCGCTGGTGCAGCGCATCGCCCAGGATACCGGCCGCGACATCCGCTCGCTGATCGGCGACTCCAGCTTCCTGCGCAGCCTCGATCCCAAGCGCTTCACCGACGAGACCTTCGGCCTGCCGACCGTCACCGACATCCTCAAGGAACTGGACAAGCCCGGCCGCGACCCGCGCCCGGAGTTCAAGACCGCCGAGTTCCAGGACGGCGTCGAGAGCCTCAAGGACCTGCAGCCGGGCATGGTGCTGGAAGGCGTGGTGACCAACGTCACCAACTTTGGCGCCTTCGTCGACATCGGCGTGCACCAGGACGGCCTGGTGCACATCAGCGCGCTGTCGGAGAAGTTCGTCAAGGACCCCTACGAGGTGGTCAAGGCCGGCGATATCGTCAAGGTCAAGGTCATGGAAGTGGACATCCCGCGCAACCGCGTCGGCCTGTCCATGCGCATGAGCGATACCCCGGGGCAGAAGACCGAGGGCCCGCGCGGTGGCGGGCAGAACCGTGGCGGCAACTCGCCGCGCAGCGAACGCCACTCCAGCCAGGACAAGCCGGCGCCGGCCAACGCGGCCATGGCCTCGTTGTTCGCCAACGCCAAGCAGCTGAGGAAGTAACCCATGAGCGAGAAATCCCCGGTCGGCCAGGACAGCAACTTCAGTCGCCTGCTCGGCATCCGCATCCTGCGCGCCGAGAACGGCGAGGCCGAGCTGCGCATGGCCATGCAGGAGCAGATGCTCAACCTGCACGGGCGCATGCACGGCGGCGCGCTCTACTCGCTGATCGACACCGCCCTCGGCCAGGCCAGCCACAGCCTGTTCGGCGGCGAGGCCGGCAGCATGACCCTGGAGTGCAAGGTCAACTACATCCGCGGCGTCGAGTCCGGCGAGGTGGTCTGCCACGCCCGCGTACTCAACGGCGGGCGCAAGGTGCATGTGCTGGAGGCCAAGGTGGAACAGGGCGACAAGCTGATCGCCACCGCCCAGGCCACCTTTATCTGCAAGTGATGGCGGCGCGGCGGGCTTCCTGAGCTGCCTCACCCTTCGCATAACCCACCCGCTTTCTCGGGATTGCGCCGAGCACCCCGCTCGGCGCATCCTCCCCTTCCGGTCAGGCGACAGCGTCCGTCCGCGTACCCGACTTGCAGTGTGGCGGCTCCACCCCCATATAGGGGCGACCGTCGAGTGAAGGAACAAGAATCTTGAGCGATCTCCTCAACCGCCGCCTGGCCCTGCTCGGCGAGGCCGACCACCTGTCCCTGCTCACCCAGTGCCTGCACGGCATCGAGCGCGAGACCCTGCGCGTCACCGCGCAGGGCGAGCTGGCGCAGACGCCGCACCCGGTCGCGCTGGGCTCGGCGCTGACCCACGCGCAGATCACCACCGACTATTCCGAGGCCCTGCTGGAGTTCATCACCCCGGCCGAGCCCGACCCGGCCGACACCCTGGCCGATCTCGAGCGCATCCACCGCTTCGCCGCCAGCCGCCTGGACGACGAGTACCTGTGGAGCCCGTCGATGCCTGGCCTGCTGCCGGACGAGGCACAGATCCCGATCGCCCGCTACGGCAGCTCCAATATCGGCCGCCTCAAGTACGTCTACCGCCGCGGCCTGGCCCTGCGCTACGGCAAGACCATGCAGTGCATCGCCGGCATCCACTACAACTTCAGCCTGCCCGAGGCGGTCTGGCCGCTGCTGCAGCGGCTCGACGGCGACGGCCAGAGCGCGCGCGACTACCAGTCGGCCAGCTACATCGCGCTGATCCGCAACTTCCGCCGCTACAGCTGGCTGCTGATGTACCTGTTCGGCGCCTCGCCGGCGCTGGATGCCAGCTTCCTGCGCGGCCGCCCGCACCAGCTGCAGCAGCTCGACGCCGACACCCTGTACCTGCCCTGGGCCACCAGCCTGCGCATGAGTGACCTGGGCTACCAGAGCAGCGCCCAGTCCGGCCTGACGCCCTGCTACAACGACCTGGCCAGCTACACCGAGAGCCTGCGCAACGCGGTGGCCACGCCCTATCCGGCCTATGCCGAGATCGGTACCCACGACGCCAGTGGCGAATGGCAGCAGCTCAACAGCAACATCATCCAGATCGAGAACGAGTACTACTCGAGCATCCGCCCCAAGCGCGTCACCCGCTCCGGCGAACGGCCGATCCAGGCCCTGATGAGCCGCGGCGTGCAGTACGTCGAGGTGCGCTGCCTGGACATCAACCCCTACCTGCCACTGGGCATCGACCTGGCCGAGGCGCGCTTCCTCGATGCCTTCATCCTGTTCTGCGCCCTGGCCGACAGCCCGCTGCTGGCCGGCGTTGAATGCCGCGCCTGCACCGAGAACTTCCTCAAGACGGTCAAGGAAGGCCGCCGTCCTGGCTTGCATCTGCAGCACGACGGCCAGCAGGTGGAGCTGCGCACCTGGGCCGGCGAGCTGCTCGATGCCTTCGCGCCGATCGCCGCGCTGCTCGACCGCGCCCACGGTGGCGGCGCCTACCGCGAGGCCCTCGAGGCGCAGCGGGCTAAGGTGCAGGATCCCGCGCTGACCCCCTCGGCGCGGGTGCTGGCCGAACTGCAGCACCATGGCGAAAGCTTCCGCGCCTTCGCCCTGCGCCAGAGCAAGGCCCACGCCGAGACCTTCCGCGCCCAGCCGCTGAGCGCCGCGGAGGAACAGGACTTCGAGCGCATGGCGCGCGCATCGCTGGCCGAGCAGGCCGAGCTGGAGGCCGCACCGGCCGGTGATTTCGACAGCTTCGTCGCCGCCTACCAGGCCAGTATCCTCGGTATTAGCCAGTGAAATCAGGCACCTGGTGAACGTGGTGGTGGTTTCGACGGCATTCCGTCACAAATCCACCACCTCGACCAGCCAGGCTGGCCGGCGCGGGCTAGCCTATGGGGAAACCCGTAACGGCCCGTCGCCATGGACAACCACGACTGGAGCCTGGAGAGCCTGAACAAGGCCTACCAGCAAGGCTATATGGCCGGTCTCACCGGCCAGCCCATGCACCTGCAGCCCTATGCTGCCGAGGTGCCGGCCGCTGCCTGGGAGGCTGGCTGGGACGATGGCAACGAGCAGTTCAAGCAGCACCAGCGGCGCAGTGCCTGATCCATCCCCCATGCAAAAGGGCCGCAATCGCGGCCCTTCTTGTTTCAGCGCAGGCTCAAAGCGCCTTTTCGAAGATCTTCGAATTGCGCTGGTAGTTGTACAGCGAGGCGCGCGCCGCCGGCAGGCGCTCGACGCCGCTGGCCTCGAAGCCGCGCTCCTGGAACCAGTGGGCGGTGCGCGTGGTGAGCACGAACAGGGTCTTCAGGCCCAGCGCGCGGGCGCGCTCCTCGATGCGCTCGAGCAGTTCGTCGCCCCGGCCGCCATGGCGGTATTCCGGGTTGACCGCCAGGCAGGCCAGCTCACCGGCGTCCGAGTCGGCGATCGGGTAGAGCGCGGCGCAGGCGATGATCAGGCCGTCGCGCTCGACGATGCTGAACTGGCCGATCTCGCGCTCCAGCACCTCGCGCGAGCGGCGCACCAGGATGCCCTGGTCCTCCAGCGGGGTGATCAGCTCGATCAGGCCGCCGACGTCCTCGATGGTCGCCTCGCGCAGCGACTCGAACTGCTCCTGGTCGACCAGGGTGCCGCCGCCGTCGCGGGTGAACAGCTCGGTGAGCAGCGAGCCGTCCTCCATGTAGCTGACGATATGGCTGCGCTTGACTCCGCCGCGGCAGGCCTGGGCGGCGGCGTCGAGCAGCTCGGCCTGGTAGCAGCTGCCCAGGCGAGCCAGGTGCGCCGGCACCTGCTGCGGGCGTAGCTCGCGCACCAGCTTGCCGTGCTCGTCGAGCAGGCCACGCTCGGCAGAATAGAGCAGCAGCTTGTCGGCCTGCAGGTCGATGGCGGCGCGGGTGGCGACATCCTCGCAGGCCAGGTTGAAGATTTCCCCGGTGGGCGAATAGCCGAGCGCCGACAGCAGCACGATGCTGCGCTCGTCGAGCAGGCGGCCGATGCCCTTGCGGTCGACCCGGCGCACTTCGCCGGTGTGGTGATAGTCGATGCCGTCGACCACGCCGATCGGCCGCGCGGTGACGAAGTTGCCGCCGGACACGCGCAGGCGCGAGCCCTGCATCGGCGAGGCGGCCATGTCCATCGACAAGCGGGCTTCGATGGCGATGCGCAGGCGGCCGACGGCGTCGATCACGCAGTCCAGGGTCGGGCCGTCGGTGATGCGCAGGTCGCGGTGGTAGCGTGGGGTCAGCCCGCGCTCGGCCAGGCGCGCCTCGATCTGCGGGCGCGAGCCGTGCACCAGCACCAGGCGCACGCCGAGGCTGTGCAGCAGCACCAGGTCGTGGACGATGTTGCCGAAGTTCGGGTGTTCTACGCCCTCGCCGGGCAGCATGACCACGAAGGTGCAGTCGCGGTGGGCGTTGATGTAGGGCGAAGCGTGGCGGAGCCAGTTGACGTAGTCGTGCATTGAGAGTGTTCGCAGTACGGGGTCCATGACTCCCCTATCCCGCTTGCGGGATAGGGGCCGGGGGAGAGGGACATAAGCTCGCCCTCTCCCCAACCCTCTCCCATGAATGGGAGAGGGGGTAGTCCGTGGTTATCGTCGTAGCACAGTGAACAGGCTCCGGTCGGTCTGGCGGGTCATAGGCAGTAGTGCTGGATCAGCTGGCGCAGCAGGGTTACGGTCGGTTCGATGCGCGCCAGCTCGAGAAATTCCCCCGGCAGGTGGGCACAGGCGATGTCGCCCGGGCCGAGGACGATGGTCTCGCAGCCGAGCTGCTGAAGATACGGGGCTTCGGTGCCGAATGCCACCGCCTGCGCTGCATGCCCGGTGAGCTTTTCCGCAACGCGCACCAGTTCGCTGTCGGCGCTCTGCTCGAAGGGCGGCACGTTGGCGAACAGCGGCGCGTAGTCGATGCGCACCTGGTGCCGCTCGGCCAGCGGTGCCAGCTTGCCACGGATGGCCGCGCGCAGCTGCTCCGGGTCCATGCCCGGCAGCGGGCGCAGGTCGAATTCCAGGGCGCACTGGCCGCAGATGCGGTTGGGGTTGTCGCCGCCGTGGATGCAGCCGAGGTTGAGGGTCGGCTGCGGCACGCCGAACTGCGGGTTGTGGAACTCGCGCTGCCATTGCGCACGCAGGGCACGCAGCTCGCCCATCACATCCTGCATGGCCTCCAGGGCGCTATGGCCGAGGCTGGGGTCGGAGCTGTGGCCGCTCTGCCCGAGGATGTCGATGCGTTCCATCATCACGCCCTTGTGCAGGCGGATCGGCTTGAGGCCGGTCGGCTCGCCGATCACTGCCGCGCGCCCCAGGGGCCGGCCAGCCGCAGCCAGAGCGCGCGCGCCGGCCATCGAGCTTTCCTCGTCGCAGGTGGCCAGCACCAGCAGCGGCTGCTTGAAGGGCCTATCGAGCAGCCCGCGCACCGCCTCGATCACCAGCGGGAAGAAGCCCTTCATGTCGCATACGCCGAGGCCCACCCAGCGGTCGCCGACCTGGGTCAGTCTCAATGGGTCGCTCTGCCACAGGGCGGCGTCGAACGGCACTGTGTCGCTGTGTCCGGCCAGCACCAGACCGCCGGGGCCGCTGCCGAAGCTGGCCAGCAGGTTGGCCTTGCCCGGTGCGATCTCCTGGATCTCGCAGGCGAAGCCGAGCTCGGCCAGCCAGTTGGCCAGCAGGTCGATGACAGCGCGGTTGGACTGGTCCCAGTGCGCCTGGGTGCAACTCACCGAAGGCGCGGCGATCAGCGCGGCGAACTGGTCTTTGAGGGAAGGCAAGGGCATCGGCGGTCTCCGCGGGCGACGGCCCATCATAGGGCCATCGGCGCCGCGGAATAAACCGCCTGCGGAAGGGCTTCTTAGAGGAAGATGCCGCGCAGGATCAGGAAGAACAGGATCGACAGGCCGGCGCCGACCGGCAGGGTGATGATCCAGGACATGAAGATCGAGCCGATCACGCCCAGGTTCAGCGCGCCGATGCCGCGGGCGATGCCGATGCCGAGCACGGCACCGACCAGGGTGTGGGTGGTGGATACCGGCAAGCCGATGGCCGAGGCGCCGACCACGGTGGAGGCGGTGGCCAGCTCGGCGGCGAAGCCGCGGCTGGGGGTCAGCTCGGTGATTTCCTTGCCGATGGTGGCGATCACCTTGTAGCCATAGGTGGCCAGGCCGATGACGATGCCGATGGCGCCGAGCAGCAGCACCCAGCCCGGCACGGCGGACTTGGCGGCGATCTCGGCGGTGCCGTTGGACTCGATCACGCCGACGATGGCGGCCAGCGGGCCGACGGCGTTGGCCACGTCGTTGGCACCGTGGGCGAAAGCGATGGCGCAGGCGGTGAAGATCATCAGCACGGCGAACACGCGTTCGACGCTGGCGAAGTGGAAGGCCTTGTCGGCTTCCTCGTCGATCTGGATGCGGCTGAGGATGGCGATGCCGAGCAGCATCACCAGGGCGCCGACACCCACCGACAGCAGCAGGCTTTCATTGCTGGAGAGGTTCAGGCCGATGTGCTTGAGCCCCTTGGACAGGGTCATGATCGACACCATGAAGCCGGTCAGGAACATGTACAGCGGCACGAAGCGCTTGGCGTTCTTGAACGGGCTGTCGGTGTTGATGATCAGCGCCTGCACGCTCATGAACAGGCCGAAGGCGACCAGGCCGGAGAGGAAGGGGGTGACCACCCAGCTGGCGACGATCGGGCCGACCGACTCCCAGTGCACGGCGTCGGTGGATACGCCGACCGCGGCGAAGCCGATCACCGCGCCGACGATGGAGTGGGTGGTGGACACCGGCCAGCCCTTGCGGGTGGCGATCAGCAGCCAGGTGCCGGCGGCCAGCAGCGCCGACATCATGCCCAGCACCATCAGGTCGGGGCTGATGGCCTCGGCGTCGACGATGCCGTTCTTGATGGTCTCGGTGACTTCGCCACCGGCCAGGTAGGCGCCGCAGAACTCGAAGACCATGGCGATCAGGATCGCCTGCTTGATGGTCAGTGCGCGCGAGCCCACCGAGGTGCCCATGGCGTTGGCCACGTCGTTGGCGCCGACGCCCCAGGCCATGAAGAAGCCGAACAGGCAGGCGAGTACCAGGAGTACGAAGCCGTAATCCGCAATAAGAGACATAAGTAGTTTTACCCGTTATCCCAGAAAGGACACTGGCGCTTAGCGCGCCAGCAGTTGTTCCAGACGGTTGCCCACGCGTTGGGCACGGTCGGCGACATCGCCGACCCAGTCGATGATCTGGTAGAGGAACATCACGTCCACGGCCGGCATGTCCTTCTCCAGCTTGAACAAGGCGCGGCGCACCTCGATCTGCAGGCGGTCGGTGTCGTCCTCGATATCGTCGAGTTCCTCCACCAGGGTTTCCACCAGCTTGGCCTCGCGGCCGCCGAAACCGGTTTCCAGCAGCTCGTCCAGCTCGTTCATGGCCTTCAGCGCCTGGGCGCTGGCATCCACTGTGCGCTGCACGAAGGTGCGGATCAGCGGCTGCAGCTCGGTGGGGATCGCCATCTCGCGGCCGAGCATCAGGCCGGCGATGTCCTTGGCGCGGTTGGCGACTTTGTCCTGTACACTGAGCAGTTCGAGCAGGTCCGAACGCGGCACCGGCAGGAACAGGCTCTTGGGCAGGTGCAGGCGCACGCTTTTCTTCAGCTTGTCCGCTTCCTTCTCCAGGCGCACCATTTCCTGCTGCACCTGGGCCACCTGGGTCCAGTCCTGCGCCATCACCGCCTCGAAGAAGGGCACCAGGTTGGCTGCACATTCATGAGCCTTGGCGATGTGTTGCTGCATGGGGCCGATCGGCGAACGACCGAACAGGCTGACGAAGGGATTGGTTGGCATGGGGGATACCCCTGGCTAAAAAGAGGCGGCAAGTATACGGATCACCTTTGGCCCCCGCCAGCGGGCTGCCAAGCGGTCCGTCGGCCGAGACTTCCCAGCGATATTAGTAGAATTGCCATCCATGACCTTCGCTCAACTCAAACGCTACTGGCATATCGAACTGCTCGGCGGTACTGACAAGCGCTTCACCTGGCGCCGCCTGCGCGAGAAGTATCGGCAGCGCTCGCGCTACCGCTACCTGTTCTGGTTCCGTTTCGCCCAGTACCTGCAAAGCAGCCGCTTCAAGTTCCTGCGCAAGCGTGCCCAGCGCCTCGGCGACCGTATCGCCGAACGCTTCGGCATCGAGATCGCACTCGGCGCGCAGATCGGCGAGGGGCTGTTCATTCCCCACCCGGTCGGCATCGTCATCACCCGCAAGGCGGTGATCGGCAGGAACTTCAGCATCTTCCAGAACACCACCATCGGGCAGAAGAACGATGCCAGCGCACCCATCCGCATCGGTGACAATGTCACGATCGGGGCCAACGCCTGCATCATCGGCGACGGCCTGCGCATCGGCGACAATGTCACCATCGCCGCGGCCGCCTTCGTCAACAAGGACATCCCCGACGACCACCTGTTCGTCACCCGCTACGCCTCGGAGCAGATCGAGCAACAGGCCGGTCCGTCCCCGATCAGTACCCGTCATTCCCGCCAGGCCAGATGACCTCTGCCGCAGAGTCCTATGAATAAAGAAACCGAAATCAAGCTGCGCGTCAGCCGCGAGACCCTCAATGCCCTGCGCGAGCACCCGCTGCTGAAGAAGCGCAACAAGTCCGGCTGGGAAACCCGCGAGCTGTTCAACCAGTACTACGACACCCCGCAGCGCGATCTGGCCGCGGCCCGCGTGGCGCTGCGCCTGCGCCGCGATGGCGAGCAGTTCATCCAGACCCTGAAGACCCGCGGCCAGAGCGTGGCCGGGCTGTCCGAGCGCAACGAGTGGGACTGGTACCTGAAGAAGGCCAAGCTGGACACCAAGCTGCTCGGCGACGAGTGCTGGCCGGCCAGCCTGGCCGAGCTGGACAAGAAGAGCCTGCAGCCGATCTTCACCACCGACTTCGTTCGCCAGAAGGCCGAGATCGCCTGGGGGCGCGGCAAGGCCAGGACGGTGATCGAGGCGGCCCTCGATCTGGGCAAGGTGCTCGCCGGCGAGGGCGAGGAGGAGATCTGCGAGCTGGAGCTGGAGCTGCGCCAGGGCGAGCCGGCGGCGCTGCTGGAGCTGGCCTGCGAGCTGGCCGCCGACCTGCCGCTGATGCCCTGTGACATCAGCAAGGCCGAGCGCGGCTACCGCCTGTTCGATGCCGCCAGCTACAGCCTGAGTCTGCCGTTGCCTGCGCTGAACGCCGAGATGAGTCTGGATGACGCCTTCGCGGCCATCGCCTGGCACCTGCTCGGCAGCAGCCAGCGCCTGGCCGAGCAGTACCGCTGGAACGGTCACTGGAAACTGCTGGAGCAGTGGCTGCAGCAGCTGATCGACCTGCGTGCCCTGCTCGGCAGCCTCGGCCAGGCCGCGCCGCGCGCCTCCAGCCGTGAGCTGCGCGAAGGCCTGGACGCGCTGCTGGGCGACTGGCGGCCGCGCCTGGCTGCCGGCCGCGACGACGAGGCGCTGCGCCACAACGCACTGGCCATGTTCGCCGGCGAGCTGCAGGGCAATCGTTGGGGCCTGCTGTCGCTCCAGCTGTCGCGCTGGCTGCTGCTGCGTGGCTGGACCCTCGGCCGCAACGCCCGCGGCGAGCGCCAGGGCGCGGCGCCTCTGGGCAACTGGCTGCCGACCCTGCTGGCCGAGGAGGCCGCGGGCCTGCGCCTGAAGCACTACCAGCAGTTCCCCGAGGCCCTGGCCGAACAGCTGCCGCGCTTCGAGCGCCTGCAGGCCTGGCTGCGCCTGGCGCGGCAGGTGCCCGAGCTGCCGGAGCTGGATCGCCTGTATGGCGAGCTGGACA
This DNA window, taken from Pseudomonas alcaligenes, encodes the following:
- a CDS encoding Tex family protein, with product MDSINKRIAAELGVLPQQVAAAVALLDEGSTVPFIARYRKEVTGSLDDTQLRHLEERLRYLRELDERRAAILASIEEQGKLTPELKREIDEADTKTRLEDLYLPYKQKRRTKGQIALEAGLGELADALFGNPELDPEAEAARFVDAEKGFADVKAVLEGAKYILMERFAEDASLLDKLRSFLKHEATLSARVVAGKEAEGAKFSDYFEHDEPLKSVPSHRALAIFRGRNEGILGASLKVGEEAPGTLHPCELMIAERFGIAQRGRAADKWLGEVVRWTWKVKLYTHLETDLLGELREKAEDEAITVFARNLHDLLLAAPAGPRATLALDPGLRTGCKVAVVDATGKVLETTTVYPHAPRNDWDGTLAILAKLCAKHAVDLISIGNGTASRETDKLAGDLIKKLPGLKLTKVMVSEAGASVYSASELAAREFPDLDVSLRGAVSIARRLQDPLAELVKIDPKSIGVGQYQHDVSQLKLARSLDAVVEDCVNAVGVDVNTASAALLARISGLNSTLAQNIVQFRDANGAFKSRSDLKKVPRLGEKTFEQAAGFLRVMNGDNPLDASAVHPETYPLVQRIAQDTGRDIRSLIGDSSFLRSLDPKRFTDETFGLPTVTDILKELDKPGRDPRPEFKTAEFQDGVESLKDLQPGMVLEGVVTNVTNFGAFVDIGVHQDGLVHISALSEKFVKDPYEVVKAGDIVKVKVMEVDIPRNRVGLSMRMSDTPGQKTEGPRGGGQNRGGNSPRSERHSSQDKPAPANAAMASLFANAKQLRK
- a CDS encoding PaaI family thioesterase codes for the protein MSEKSPVGQDSNFSRLLGIRILRAENGEAELRMAMQEQMLNLHGRMHGGALYSLIDTALGQASHSLFGGEAGSMTLECKVNYIRGVESGEVVCHARVLNGGRKVHVLEAKVEQGDKLIATAQATFICK
- the gshA gene encoding glutamate--cysteine ligase; this encodes MSDLLNRRLALLGEADHLSLLTQCLHGIERETLRVTAQGELAQTPHPVALGSALTHAQITTDYSEALLEFITPAEPDPADTLADLERIHRFAASRLDDEYLWSPSMPGLLPDEAQIPIARYGSSNIGRLKYVYRRGLALRYGKTMQCIAGIHYNFSLPEAVWPLLQRLDGDGQSARDYQSASYIALIRNFRRYSWLLMYLFGASPALDASFLRGRPHQLQQLDADTLYLPWATSLRMSDLGYQSSAQSGLTPCYNDLASYTESLRNAVATPYPAYAEIGTHDASGEWQQLNSNIIQIENEYYSSIRPKRVTRSGERPIQALMSRGVQYVEVRCLDINPYLPLGIDLAEARFLDAFILFCALADSPLLAGVECRACTENFLKTVKEGRRPGLHLQHDGQQVELRTWAGELLDAFAPIAALLDRAHGGGAYREALEAQRAKVQDPALTPSARVLAELQHHGESFRAFALRQSKAHAETFRAQPLSAAEEQDFERMARASLAEQAELEAAPAGDFDSFVAAYQASILGISQ
- the rmf gene encoding ribosome modulation factor, translated to MDNHDWSLESLNKAYQQGYMAGLTGQPMHLQPYAAEVPAAAWEAGWDDGNEQFKQHQRRSA
- the argA gene encoding amino-acid N-acetyltransferase, with product MHDYVNWLRHASPYINAHRDCTFVVMLPGEGVEHPNFGNIVHDLVLLHSLGVRLVLVHGSRPQIEARLAERGLTPRYHRDLRITDGPTLDCVIDAVGRLRIAIEARLSMDMAASPMQGSRLRVSGGNFVTARPIGVVDGIDYHHTGEVRRVDRKGIGRLLDERSIVLLSALGYSPTGEIFNLACEDVATRAAIDLQADKLLLYSAERGLLDEHGKLVRELRPQQVPAHLARLGSCYQAELLDAAAQACRGGVKRSHIVSYMEDGSLLTELFTRDGGGTLVDQEQFESLREATIEDVGGLIELITPLEDQGILVRRSREVLEREIGQFSIVERDGLIIACAALYPIADSDAGELACLAVNPEYRHGGRGDELLERIEERARALGLKTLFVLTTRTAHWFQERGFEASGVERLPAARASLYNYQRNSKIFEKAL
- the argE gene encoding acetylornithine deacetylase, with amino-acid sequence MPLPSLKDQFAALIAAPSVSCTQAHWDQSNRAVIDLLANWLAELGFACEIQEIAPGKANLLASFGSGPGGLVLAGHSDTVPFDAALWQSDPLRLTQVGDRWVGLGVCDMKGFFPLVIEAVRGLLDRPFKQPLLVLATCDEESSMAGARALAAAGRPLGRAAVIGEPTGLKPIRLHKGVMMERIDILGQSGHSSDPSLGHSALEAMQDVMGELRALRAQWQREFHNPQFGVPQPTLNLGCIHGGDNPNRICGQCALEFDLRPLPGMDPEQLRAAIRGKLAPLAERHQVRIDYAPLFANVPPFEQSADSELVRVAEKLTGHAAQAVAFGTEAPYLQQLGCETIVLGPGDIACAHLPGEFLELARIEPTVTLLRQLIQHYCL
- a CDS encoding inorganic phosphate transporter, with translation MSLIADYGFVLLVLACLFGFFMAWGVGANDVANAMGTSVGSRALTIKQAILIAMVFEFCGAYLAGGEVTETIKNGIVDAEAISPDLMVLGMMSALLAAGTWLLIATRKGWPVSTTHSIVGAVIGFAAVGVSTDAVHWESVGPIVASWVVTPFLSGLVAFGLFMSVQALIINTDSPFKNAKRFVPLYMFLTGFMVSIMTLSKGLKHIGLNLSSNESLLLSVGVGALVMLLGIAILSRIQIDEEADKAFHFASVERVFAVLMIFTACAIAFAHGANDVANAVGPLAAIVGVIESNGTAEIAAKSAVPGWVLLLGAIGIVIGLATYGYKVIATIGKEITELTPSRGFAAELATASTVVGASAIGLPVSTTHTLVGAVLGIGIARGIGALNLGVIGSIFMSWIITLPVGAGLSILFFLILRGIFL
- a CDS encoding TIGR00153 family protein, translated to MPTNPFVSLFGRSPIGPMQQHIAKAHECAANLVPFFEAVMAQDWTQVAQVQQEMVRLEKEADKLKKSVRLHLPKSLFLPVPRSDLLELLSVQDKVANRAKDIAGLMLGREMAIPTELQPLIRTFVQRTVDASAQALKAMNELDELLETGFGGREAKLVETLVEELDDIEDDTDRLQIEVRRALFKLEKDMPAVDVMFLYQIIDWVGDVADRAQRVGNRLEQLLAR
- a CDS encoding serine acetyltransferase codes for the protein MTFAQLKRYWHIELLGGTDKRFTWRRLREKYRQRSRYRYLFWFRFAQYLQSSRFKFLRKRAQRLGDRIAERFGIEIALGAQIGEGLFIPHPVGIVITRKAVIGRNFSIFQNTTIGQKNDASAPIRIGDNVTIGANACIIGDGLRIGDNVTIAAAAFVNKDIPDDHLFVTRYASEQIEQQAGPSPISTRHSRQAR
- a CDS encoding inorganic triphosphatase produces the protein MNKETEIKLRVSRETLNALREHPLLKKRNKSGWETRELFNQYYDTPQRDLAAARVALRLRRDGEQFIQTLKTRGQSVAGLSERNEWDWYLKKAKLDTKLLGDECWPASLAELDKKSLQPIFTTDFVRQKAEIAWGRGKARTVIEAALDLGKVLAGEGEEEICELELELRQGEPAALLELACELAADLPLMPCDISKAERGYRLFDAASYSLSLPLPALNAEMSLDDAFAAIAWHLLGSSQRLAEQYRWNGHWKLLEQWLQQLIDLRALLGSLGQAAPRASSRELREGLDALLGDWRPRLAAGRDDEALRHNALAMFAGELQGNRWGLLSLQLSRWLLLRGWTLGRNARGERQGAAPLGNWLPTLLAEEAAGLRLKHYQQFPEALAEQLPRFERLQAWLRLARQVPELPELDRLYGELDKLEALAGRGNDTEVLAARVAQAHTVATLKPWKLLLK